Below is a window of Candidatus Rokuibacteriota bacterium DNA.
CAACCCCTGAGCGTGGCGGCTCTCGGTGTGCTCCTCGCGGCTGGGAGTGGGATCTCGATCAGTGTCAACACGGTCCTCTGTAAGAACCTGAACGAGGCGGGCGTGAATCCCGAGGCCCTGGTTTCAGTCCGGTTTATCGGAGCGGTGCTTGTCGCGACGGCGGTGATGGCGGCCTCGGGTGATGGCTGGTTCGCTCTCGCGCCGGCGACGATGCTCTCGTTGGCTGCCGCGTCCCTCGTCCTGAGCGTCTGTCCGAGCTACGGGAACCAGGTCGGGGTGTGGCTCGCCTCACCTGTCACGGGGCGGGTAGTCATGACCCGCGGGCCCGTGTTCGTCTTCCTGCTCCAGCTCCTTGAGGGACGGCTTGTGTCCTCGCCGTACTCCCTGACAGTTGCGGTGTTGTATTCCACCTTCAGCATTTCTGCCGCAGTGACCCGCCAGCAGGCCATCCGGTCGGCCGCGCTCGCTCTGGCAACCGCGCGCGGACGCGTGGGCGCGTGATGATCGTGGACGTGCCCGAGCACGAGGGCTGCTGGCTATCGTAGATGGACTGCGCCGTTGGCCAGGATCACGCGGTCGCCGTGCGGGCTCAGGGCGAAGTCGAGAAATTTCTTGACGAGGGTCGGTGGCTCTCCTTTGATGACAAAGAGAAAATCCCGGGCCAGAAAGTAGCGACCGCTCTTTACATTCTCTGCCGTGGGGGCAACCCCGTTCAGGGTCAGGGCCTTCGCCTTCCCTCCGCTCTGTTCCACCACGGTCATGCTGGTCATCCCGATGGCGCGCGGCGTGTCCGCAAGCCCTTTGGCCATGTCGCCGCCTCGAGCCATCACCTTGGCCGTCTCCACCTCTTTCAGCTCCTTGAAGCAACGGATCTTTGCTCGAATTACCTCAGGATCCACCTCCGTGGGTGGACGGGTGAGCACGTCGATCGGACTATCAGCACCGCCCAGGGGTTGCCAGTTCCGTATCTTGCCGCTGTAGACGTCACACACCTGTGCCTCGGTAATGTTGGTGATTGGGACGCTGGCGTTGACCGCGAAAACGATCGCCCCCTTGGCCACCTCGATGACTTTCAAATTCCCCTTCTGGACATCCTCAGGTTTTATGCCGTGGCTGGCCAAGGCGATCTGAATCTTTCCCTCCGCCAGGGCTCGGAGTCGTGCTCCGGTCCCGAGCCCCTTGCCGATCTCCACCTGGGGATTGGAGGACTGCTGTTGATAGGCCGTGCCAAGAGCTTTGGCTAGCGGGAGCATCCCGGTTGAACCGTCGAGGACGATCTTCTCCTCCCCCCACGCAGGCCGGAGCAGTAGCGCCAACAGCACACAGATCGTTAACCGAAAAGTTTTCGACGACACACTGGGTGACATAACAGCCTCCATTGTTCTTCTGTGTAACCACGCCGACGCAGCGGGCTCGACAATCGGCGACCATGCCCGCGGCCCCTCTTGTTGCGGCGGCCCTAACCATAGCTAACGCCTCGGGGGTGGTCAAGGGAAACTCGGCTTGTGAGTCGGCTAGAAGGCGTCGGGCGCAGCGGCGATGGCGTCGAGGTCGGCCCGGGTGTATGACCCGAGGCTTCGGAAGTCGAGCTCGGTGTAGTTCTTGATCCAGCGCATGGCGATCTTGACCGCCTTTCGGTAGCGCTCCTCGGCCTCCCGGTAAGCCCTCCGGCTCTTCTCATCGGGCGCGGCGGCGCTCAGGCGCGTCACGATGTTCTCCGCCTCTTCCTGGAGGAGGCGCTTGACCAGCGCGAAGTCGTGCGCCTGGCGCGGGTCGTCGGTGGCGCGGGCCCGGTGGCGGATCCGCTGGGCGATCTGGGCCACCGACATGCGCCCAGTCGCCAGATCCTCCATGAGGGCCGGGTGGATCCCCGGCTTGCCCGCCAGGCTGTCGATGCCCTTGGCGCCGCGGCCGTTCAGCCACCCCTCGAGGTACTCGATCAGCATCCGGGCGTTGCGGCGCGTCCCCACTACGGTGATGGGGCCGTCGGGGACCTTGATCTCGATCGGGTAGTTGTCCGGGTTCACCATCTCAGGCGTGGGCTTCCAGCCGGAGGCGCGGAGTTCCTTGAACGGATCGGCCGCCGTCTTCATGTGGAAGATGTGGGCGACCCACGCCCTGATGAACCCCTGCCGGGCCTCCCACTCCTTGTCGGCGCGGATGGCCTCGGCGGCGACGCGGTTGACCTCCGCGTCGGAGCTCGGGAGCGCGGTGGCCATGCCACCGATGGGGACGGCACCGCGCTTCAGGCAGATCGCCACCAGGCGCCTGAAGATGTTGGCCAGGAACGGCGTGGTCTTGATATCGACCCCGAACCGGTCCGGCCACACTTGCGCGGGGTCTGTCATCACGAACTCGAAGATGCTGGCCTTGAGATCCCAGCGCGCCGCGTTGAGCCCTCCCGCATAGGGCCCGAGGGCGTGGAGCATCTCCTCCATCTGGTAGACGCCGGGGAGCGACTCGATCAGCGGGACGGCGCGGATGACCACGTTCCGGAGGAACGGCAACGCGTCGCGGCTCGCGTCGAAGAAGTCCCGGTACCAGGCGACCTCCTCGGCCGTCTCCACCTTCGGCAGGTAGAAGTAGATCCCCTGGCCCCGTTCGGCCTGGGCCCGGCCCGCGTAGAAGAGGGTGAGGGCGGTGCCGAGGATCGCCGCCGGAATCGGTGTCCTGTCCACGGTGACGTCGGGCTCGTCCAGGTGGAGGCCGCGCTCCCGATGCATGAAGAAGGGCAGCTCACCCTCGGCGATCCGGTACTCCTTGCCCTTCTCGGCATCGACGTACGTCAGTTCACGGTTGACCGCGGCCAGCCGGTTGTGGGCGGCCCGGACCGTGTCGATCAGGCGGTGCCCGGCGGAATCCTCGTCGTCGTCCAGGTCCCCCTCGGCGCGCTCGCCTTCGGGCCCGGGATTCAGAGCGTTGATGAACATGCTCGTGATCGAGCACGGCCCCGAGATCTCGATCCCGGGCTTCCACAGGTCTTCGGGCACGGGAGGGACCTGCCAGTCGCCGGTGCTGGCGGCGCTCGGGGGAAGGGGAGTGGGCAGCGCTCGCCTTTCCAGGGCCCGCTTCATGACTTCGCCGCGCGCAGCCCGGAGCGCGCGGACGCGCGGGGTGAAGTGAGCGTGCAGGCGAACCAGATAGTCCTCGAAGGCCGGCGTGAAAAGCTCCGCAGCGCCTTCGACCGGCGCGAAGCTGAGCCGAGCCGCGGGACCTCCTGAGCCGGGATGCGTGGGCATGGGCGGGTCCGTCCTTGTCAGTTGCTGGCAAAAGCAGTTGTCGACCAGAAGCGTTACCTCTTTTCCCACACTCCTCCCAAACTGTCAACGGGAAAGTCGGCGGCGGCGGCACGGGTTATGGCAGAATGAGCGGGCTTGCGGGGAGCCACCTGTGTCCGTCCCATCGCGTCGCGCCGACACGTTCTGGCTCGCGGGCCTCTGCACCGCCCGCGTGGGAGCCTCGATGATGTACATGGCGTACCCGGCCGTCCTCCCCATCCTCCAGCGGGAGTGGTCCTTGTCAGCGACGGCCGCCGGCTCAATCTCCTCGGCCTTCCAGCTCGGCGTCGCCGTCTCGCTGACGGTGCTCTCGGCCCTGGCGGATCGAGTGGGAGCCCGGAGCGTCTTCGTGTGGTCGAGCTTCGCCGCCGCCGGTGTCTCGCTGCTTCTGCCGGTGCTGGCCCAGGGCTACCTCTCGGCCCTTATCCTCTTCACCGTCCTGGCCATCTCCCTGGCCGGGACCTATACCCCCGGGCTCATCCTGCTCGCCGAGCGCTTCCCCGCCGCGCGGCGCGGGTGGGCGATCGGCTGGTTCCTGGCCTCGTCGTCCGTCGGCTACGCTCTTGCCCTCGTTGTGGCCGGCCTCGTGGTCGCGGGGTGGCGGCTCGCCCTGGCGACGCTGGCCCTCGGACCGGTCGCCTGCATGGTCCTGGCCATCCCGATCCTGCGCGGCACTGTCACCCGGCTCGCCGCGGCGCCGGCCCGCTGGAGTTTCGGCGACGAGCTGCTCCGGAATCGCGCAGCCCAGCTGATGATCGCGGGTTACACGTTCCACTCCTGGGAGCTCCTCGGGATGTGGGCGTGGACGCCGGCGTTCCTCACGGCGGTGCTCCGCACCCAGGGCCTCGAGGTCGCCCGGTCGGCAGGCATCGGGGCCAACCTGACCGCGCTCTTCCATGTCATGGGGATCGTCGCCAGCAGCATCGGCGGCTGGCTCTCTGACCGCTGGGGGCGCACCGCGGTCATCATCGGGATGATGGTCGTGAGCACGACCTGCTCGTTCACCTTCGGGTGGCTCCTGACCGCGCCACTGACGCTCGTGGTGGCCGTCGGGCTCGTCTACGGCTTCTCGGCAATCGGCGACTCGCCGGTCTACTCGACCGGGATCAGCGAGGTCGTCGACGCGGCCCACCTGGGCTCCGTCCTGGCGGTCCGGTCGCTCCTGGGGTTCGGGGCCGGGGCGGTAGCCCCCCTGGTCTTCGGGGCCGTGCTCGACCTGACGGGAGGCCGCGCCAACCCGGGAGGCGGGATCTGGGGGTGGGCCTTCGCCGTCCTCGGCATCGGCGGGTTCCTCGGGATCTGCTCCATGCTCTGGCTCCGGGCGCTCCCCGAGAGCCGCAGGCTTGCCGGGGGGAAGCGCTGATTGTAGAGTGCGGGCGATGGCCGGCGTGCTGGCGGGAAAGGTCGCCGTAATCACGGGGGCAGGGCGCGGTATCGGCCGCGCCGTGGCCGTGGCCTACGCGCGGGAGGGAGCCGCGTTGGCCCTCTGCTCGCGCACGGGGGAAGAGCTTCGCTCGACGGCTGCCGAGGGGGACCGTCTCGGAGCGAAGGTGCTGGCACTCCCGACCGACGTGAGCCAGCTCGACGAGGCTGTCGCCTTCGTCGACGCGGCCCTGAAGACGTTCGGTCGCCTCGATGTCCTGGTAAACAATGCCGGCGTTGCGCACGCACAGGTCGGGTTGCTGGAGTGTCCGGTCGAGGAGTGGGACCGGGTGCTGGCGGTCAATCTCCGGGGCGCCTACCTCGTGGCCCGGGCGGTCGCTCCCCACATGGTGAGGCAGAGGCGGGGGAGCATCATCAACGTGTCGTCCTGGCTGGGACGCGACACGTTGAACGGGTGGGGAGCCTATGGAGTCTCCAAGTGGGGGCTCGAAGGCCTCACGCGCTACCTGGCGCTGGAGCTCAAGCCCTCCCGGGTCCGGGTCAACTCGGTGAGCCCGGGCTACGTGGCGACGAAGATGACGAACTACGGCGGCGCCCAGCCCGAGAGCGTGGTCGACCTCTTCGTTTACCTGGCGTCGGATGCGTCGAACG
It encodes the following:
- a CDS encoding phosphate ABC transporter substrate-binding protein, coding for MALLLRPAWGEEKIVLDGSTGMLPLAKALGTAYQQQSSNPQVEIGKGLGTGARLRALAEGKIQIALASHGIKPEDVQKGNLKVIEVAKGAIVFAVNASVPITNITEAQVCDVYSGKIRNWQPLGGADSPIDVLTRPPTEVDPEVIRAKIRCFKELKEVETAKVMARGGDMAKGLADTPRAIGMTSMTVVEQSGGKAKALTLNGVAPTAENVKSGRYFLARDFLFVIKGEPPTLVKKFLDFALSPHGDRVILANGAVHLR
- a CDS encoding MFS transporter → MSVPSRRADTFWLAGLCTARVGASMMYMAYPAVLPILQREWSLSATAAGSISSAFQLGVAVSLTVLSALADRVGARSVFVWSSFAAAGVSLLLPVLAQGYLSALILFTVLAISLAGTYTPGLILLAERFPAARRGWAIGWFLASSSVGYALALVVAGLVVAGWRLALATLALGPVACMVLAIPILRGTVTRLAAAPARWSFGDELLRNRAAQLMIAGYTFHSWELLGMWAWTPAFLTAVLRTQGLEVARSAGIGANLTALFHVMGIVASSIGGWLSDRWGRTAVIIGMMVVSTTCSFTFGWLLTAPLTLVVAVGLVYGFSAIGDSPVYSTGISEVVDAAHLGSVLAVRSLLGFGAGAVAPLVFGAVLDLTGGRANPGGGIWGWAFAVLGIGGFLGICSMLWLRALPESRRLAGGKR
- a CDS encoding SDR family oxidoreductase; the encoded protein is MAGVLAGKVAVITGAGRGIGRAVAVAYAREGAALALCSRTGEELRSTAAEGDRLGAKVLALPTDVSQLDEAVAFVDAALKTFGRLDVLVNNAGVAHAQVGLLECPVEEWDRVLAVNLRGAYLVARAVAPHMVRQRRGSIINVSSWLGRDTLNGWGAYGVSKWGLEGLTRYLALELKPSRVRVNSVSPGYVATKMTNYGGAQPESVVDLFVYLASDASNGLTGQALDVETWRRELGIRRKEQ